A window of Tautonia plasticadhaerens contains these coding sequences:
- a CDS encoding DsrE family protein produces MTRVGWAAVAVVGVLVVAGRPGSDAGEAPDDGEPLRAVVHVNFADEARQAGGLKNIANILERAPGARITVVCHGDGIGTVEAGRSGHAEAVGSLAARGVRFVACENTMRERSIDREDLLPGVGTVPSGAVELIRTQQVEGYAYFKP; encoded by the coding sequence ATGACCAGGGTCGGATGGGCGGCCGTCGCGGTGGTCGGGGTCCTCGTCGTCGCGGGCCGGCCGGGATCGGACGCCGGGGAGGCGCCGGACGACGGGGAACCCCTGAGGGCGGTCGTCCACGTCAACTTCGCCGACGAGGCACGTCAGGCCGGCGGCCTGAAGAACATCGCGAACATCCTGGAACGGGCCCCGGGGGCGCGGATCACGGTGGTCTGCCACGGCGACGGCATCGGCACGGTCGAGGCGGGCCGGTCGGGGCACGCCGAGGCGGTCGGGTCGCTCGCCGCGCGGGGCGTCCGCTTCGTGGCCTGCGAGAACACCATGAGGGAGCGGTCGATCGACCGGGAGGACCTGCTGCCGGGCGTCGGCACGGTGCCGTCGGGTGCGGTCGAGTTGATCCGGACGCAGCAGGTCGAGGGTTATGCCTACTTCAAGCCGTGA
- a CDS encoding ArsR/SmtB family transcription factor, producing the protein MSPAIPDEFLGLMAEKFRMLSDPTRLAILRALMAGERNVTRVVEETGRNQANVSKHLKMLSDAGLVARRKEGLQVFYRLDDPLVERLCKLVCETIVQESHEEVQRHRKLLSGYGKAKP; encoded by the coding sequence ATGAGCCCCGCGATCCCCGACGAGTTCCTCGGGCTGATGGCCGAGAAGTTCCGAATGCTGTCGGATCCGACCCGGCTGGCGATCCTCCGGGCCTTGATGGCCGGGGAGCGGAACGTGACCCGTGTCGTCGAGGAGACGGGGCGCAACCAGGCCAACGTCTCCAAACACCTGAAGATGCTCTCCGACGCCGGGCTGGTCGCCCGCCGCAAGGAGGGCTTGCAGGTCTTCTACCGGCTGGACGACCCGCTGGTGGAGCGGCTCTGCAAGCTCGTCTGCGAGACGATCGTGCAGGAGTCCCACGAGGAGGTGCAGCGGCACCGGAAGCTGCTGAGCGGCTACGGGAAGGCGAAGCCGTAG
- a CDS encoding glycosyltransferase family 61 protein, whose protein sequence is MELQLSRPLPDIDVPESILFGYPTRMVDSWKPQIERILLRAERKQGAEFRVEVARGRTDRAGQLRSAIRGPWDLKRRSKYERARKLPAIDCGETLLYDLRWEADTNPAHALLRGTAALLARRLIAERTGEDAPVVAVLRENASPIGRWIFDRLGVPHRASDRELTGRIVQCDSPYDYPLNNPTILGGLGLDPGGPTPPRVFVARRGARALLNEDLVAEHLARRGFERIYCEDLPFDRQLALLGNAREVVGIHGAGLSWLGFNPRGTGPDAPPRSGIRLVELFGPGYLVDCYRIMMSCSRASYAAVRGQITPEVVRDLDQLGRPRSHVNSPFRVDLGTLDEALDLVGAGAD, encoded by the coding sequence ATGGAACTGCAGCTCTCCCGGCCCCTGCCCGACATCGACGTGCCGGAGTCGATCCTCTTCGGCTACCCGACCCGGATGGTCGACTCCTGGAAGCCCCAGATCGAGCGGATCCTCCTGCGAGCCGAGCGGAAGCAGGGGGCCGAGTTCCGCGTCGAGGTGGCCCGGGGACGGACCGACCGGGCCGGCCAGCTCCGATCGGCCATCCGAGGGCCCTGGGATCTGAAGCGTCGGTCGAAGTACGAGCGGGCCCGCAAGCTCCCCGCGATCGATTGCGGCGAGACGCTGCTCTACGACCTCCGATGGGAAGCCGACACCAACCCGGCCCATGCCCTGCTCCGGGGGACCGCCGCGCTGCTCGCCCGCCGCCTGATCGCCGAGCGGACGGGGGAGGACGCCCCGGTGGTCGCCGTCCTCCGGGAGAACGCCAGCCCGATCGGCCGCTGGATCTTCGACCGCCTGGGAGTCCCCCACCGCGCATCCGATCGGGAACTGACCGGGCGGATCGTGCAATGCGACTCCCCCTACGACTACCCGCTGAACAACCCCACGATCCTCGGCGGCCTGGGCCTCGACCCCGGGGGACCGACGCCCCCACGGGTGTTCGTCGCCCGACGGGGGGCCCGGGCGCTGCTCAACGAGGACCTCGTCGCCGAGCACCTGGCGCGCCGGGGGTTCGAGCGGATCTACTGCGAGGACCTCCCGTTCGATCGGCAGTTGGCCCTCCTCGGCAACGCCCGGGAGGTGGTCGGCATCCACGGGGCGGGCCTCTCCTGGCTGGGATTCAACCCCAGGGGCACCGGGCCCGACGCCCCGCCCCGATCGGGCATCCGACTGGTCGAGCTGTTCGGGCCGGGCTACCTGGTCGACTGCTACCGGATCATGATGAGCTGCTCCCGCGCCTCGTACGCCGCGGTCCGGGGCCAGATCACGCCCGAGGTGGTCCGGGACCTGGACCAGCTCGGCCGGCCCCGGAGTCACGTGAACTCGCCCTTCCGCGTCGACCTCGGTACGCTGGATGAGGCCCTCGACCTCGTCGGGGCCGGGGCCGACTGA
- the cbiE gene encoding precorrin-6y C5,15-methyltransferase (decarboxylating) subunit CbiE — protein sequence MAESSSKVVILGVGDDGLSGLTESARVIVAGADLILGAPAALKAVEEAGGRKVALSSDMGRAVDQVREAMDSAGRPVLVSTGDPLFYGIARYLCDRLGEDRFEIVPHVSSMQLAFARVKESWDDAYLADLGSRPVEAIVSRIRNAEKVGLFSSDRCPPRRLARAMLDRGLDDFRAFVCEHLGSPDERVTQAGLAELAEMDFDPLHVLILVRDPDLALRADRHGGRLRFGNPDELFSQNQPRRSLVTTAEVRAIALAQLNIRADSVVWDVGAGSGSVAIEAAQLATQGQVFAVEPRADDLALIPANAERFGVEHVRAVAGRAPEALADLPDPDAVFVGGTGRHVGSILRAAHARLRTGGRLVVNVASVEALVEAHRLLKELTRDVQVWDVHVSRGVEQLDRLRFHSSSPSYLLAVGKAAE from the coding sequence GTGGCCGAATCGAGCAGCAAGGTCGTGATTCTGGGGGTCGGCGACGACGGCCTGTCGGGCCTGACCGAGTCGGCCCGGGTGATCGTCGCCGGGGCGGATCTGATCCTCGGGGCCCCGGCGGCCCTGAAGGCGGTCGAGGAGGCCGGGGGCCGGAAGGTCGCCCTCTCCAGCGACATGGGCCGGGCCGTCGACCAGGTCCGGGAGGCGATGGACTCGGCCGGTCGCCCGGTCCTGGTCAGCACCGGCGACCCGCTCTTCTACGGCATCGCCCGGTACCTGTGCGACCGCCTGGGGGAGGATCGGTTCGAGATCGTCCCGCATGTCAGCAGCATGCAGCTGGCCTTCGCCCGGGTGAAGGAGAGCTGGGACGACGCCTACCTCGCCGACCTCGGATCCCGGCCGGTGGAGGCGATCGTCTCCCGGATCCGCAACGCCGAGAAGGTTGGCCTCTTCTCCAGCGACCGATGCCCGCCCCGGAGGCTGGCCCGGGCGATGCTCGACCGCGGGCTCGACGACTTCCGCGCCTTCGTCTGCGAGCACCTCGGCTCCCCCGACGAGCGGGTGACCCAGGCCGGGCTCGCCGAGCTGGCCGAGATGGACTTCGACCCGCTCCACGTCCTGATCCTGGTCCGCGACCCGGACCTGGCCCTCCGCGCCGACCGGCACGGGGGGCGGCTCCGGTTCGGCAACCCGGACGAGTTGTTCTCGCAGAACCAGCCGAGGCGGTCGCTGGTGACCACGGCCGAGGTCCGGGCGATCGCCCTGGCCCAGCTCAACATCCGGGCCGACTCGGTCGTCTGGGACGTGGGGGCCGGCTCCGGGTCGGTGGCGATCGAGGCGGCCCAGTTGGCGACCCAGGGCCAGGTCTTCGCCGTCGAGCCGAGGGCCGACGACCTGGCCCTGATCCCCGCCAACGCCGAGCGGTTCGGCGTGGAGCACGTCCGGGCCGTCGCCGGCCGGGCCCCCGAGGCCCTCGCGGACCTGCCGGATCCGGACGCCGTCTTCGTCGGCGGCACCGGGAGGCACGTCGGCTCGATCCTCCGGGCCGCCCACGCCCGGCTCCGGACCGGGGGCCGGCTGGTCGTCAACGTGGCCTCGGTCGAGGCGCTGGTCGAGGCCCACCGGCTGCTCAAGGAGCTGACCCGGGACGTGCAGGTCTGGGACGTCCACGTCTCCCGCGGGGTCGAGCAGCTCGACCGGCTCCGGTTCCACTCCAGCAGCCCGAGCTACCTGCTGGCCGTCGGCAAGGCGGCGGAATGA
- a CDS encoding inositol monophosphatase family protein, which yields MPATDPYAAELEFVKSLASEAAEIALGRCADVRPQEKENLSYVTDLDHDLERLIRDRLGERFPDDVLTGEEYENAGGSGPRRWSIDPIDGTGNLVHGLPVWAISIGLIDRGEPVLGVIAIPPAGELYWATRGQGAWRDGEPIRAAPDRDGFHDQDNICVGTNALRVIDPRSVVGRLRDLGSCCAELAWVSCGRLVAVCHLGEKAHDMAAGAVIASEAGCSFGTLDGRLLSPAELLASTPIRTPTFTAPPGQLKALQSGTRRLP from the coding sequence ATGCCCGCCACGGATCCCTACGCCGCCGAGCTCGAGTTCGTGAAGTCCCTCGCCTCGGAGGCAGCGGAGATCGCCCTGGGCCGCTGCGCCGACGTCCGGCCCCAGGAGAAGGAGAACCTCAGCTACGTCACGGACCTGGACCACGACCTCGAACGGCTCATCCGGGACCGCCTCGGCGAACGCTTCCCCGACGACGTCCTGACCGGCGAGGAGTACGAGAACGCCGGCGGGTCCGGCCCGCGTCGCTGGTCGATCGACCCGATCGACGGCACCGGCAACCTCGTCCACGGCCTGCCGGTCTGGGCCATCAGCATCGGCCTGATCGACCGCGGCGAGCCGGTGCTCGGCGTCATCGCCATCCCCCCGGCCGGCGAGCTCTACTGGGCCACCCGGGGGCAGGGCGCCTGGCGGGACGGCGAGCCGATCCGGGCCGCCCCGGACCGCGACGGCTTCCACGACCAGGACAACATCTGCGTCGGCACGAATGCCCTGCGGGTGATCGACCCCCGATCCGTCGTCGGCCGCTTGCGGGATCTCGGCTCCTGCTGTGCCGAGCTGGCCTGGGTGTCCTGCGGCCGCCTGGTCGCGGTCTGCCACCTAGGCGAGAAGGCCCACGACATGGCCGCCGGTGCCGTGATCGCCTCGGAGGCCGGTTGCAGCTTCGGTACGCTCGACGGCCGGCTCCTCTCCCCCGCCGAGCTGCTGGCCTCGACACCGATCCGGACCCCGACCTTCACCGCGCCCCCCGGGCAGTTGAAGGCCCTGCAGTCGGGCACCCGGCGGCTCCCCTGA
- a CDS encoding endonuclease III domain-containing protein: MATRSETTASTWNTPGLRARAREVHDRLCEAYGCPVPFFSEKDPLSELVSALLSHRTRNRDSHRAYLDLRARFPTWEAVRDAPTGEIQDCVSPCTWPEQKAPRIQAVLRAISARLGSLNLDALADLPPTEARAWLESIPGVGPKTSAAVLLFSRLRVAALPVDSHHHRVASRLGLLPPGVAVGPSHAILADQLPPDWSAQQVYDNHEVLMIHGQRCCLHARPRCERCPVLDLCPTGRNRVWEGEPRTP; encoded by the coding sequence ATGGCGACGCGATCCGAGACGACGGCGAGCACCTGGAACACCCCGGGACTCCGGGCCAGGGCCCGGGAGGTCCACGACCGCCTTTGCGAGGCTTACGGCTGCCCCGTCCCCTTCTTCAGCGAGAAGGATCCGCTGAGCGAGCTGGTCTCCGCCCTGCTCTCGCACCGGACCCGCAACCGGGACTCGCACCGCGCCTACCTCGACCTCCGAGCACGCTTCCCGACCTGGGAGGCGGTGAGGGATGCCCCCACGGGCGAGATCCAGGACTGTGTGTCCCCCTGCACCTGGCCCGAGCAGAAGGCGCCCCGGATCCAGGCCGTCCTGCGCGCGATCTCGGCGCGTCTCGGGTCGCTCAACCTGGACGCCCTCGCAGACCTTCCCCCGACCGAGGCCCGGGCCTGGCTCGAATCCATCCCCGGCGTCGGACCGAAGACCAGCGCGGCGGTGCTGCTATTCAGCCGGCTCAGGGTCGCCGCGCTGCCGGTGGACAGCCACCATCACCGGGTCGCCTCCCGCCTGGGGCTGCTCCCCCCCGGCGTGGCCGTCGGCCCCTCCCACGCCATCCTGGCCGATCAACTCCCGCCCGACTGGTCCGCCCAGCAGGTCTACGACAACCACGAAGTCCTGATGATCCACGGCCAGCGATGCTGCCTCCACGCCCGCCCCCGCTGCGAGCGCTGTCCGGTGCTCGACCTCTGCCCGACCGGCAGGAATCGCGTCTGGGAGGGCGAACCCCGCACTCCCTGA
- a CDS encoding DCC1-like thiol-disulfide oxidoreductase family protein, with amino-acid sequence MRRLITGPISYLADLGRSAARGWDAFFFRPADPTPVGLIRLGVGLLLLWNFAVLGLDLHAFVGSRGWADPDALAFFRALEQDRWSWSLWSIVPDALLVPAYICCLVVLSMFAVGLWSRPTAVLAWIIVVSTIRRAPVIHFGFDMVVSMLTLYLAATGSGGQAVSLDRWVARWKAARQELRRIRIARPLDGPAGDGTPRPTVSANLCLRLIQLHLCVIYGLAGLAKLQHPIWWEGWAFGSLLGYAEFRPIDLTWLARWPMLLMFFSHGALYLEILYPVLVWPRTLRPLIVGLTMGLHVGIATTMGLYEFAAAMIVANLAFASGSWLRSLATGRNPEPIRVVYDGACGLCRASVAIGASGDPARTVEWVDLTAVDVATVDPRLTEGRCIESVHAVGPGDRIRSGFDAVVAVARRVPLLWPIGLVGPLPGVSQAGRRIYGLVSGNRTREPSRAARSDSPARPEPGAPARNRPEKKPRAPR; translated from the coding sequence GTGCGACGACTAATCACCGGCCCGATTTCGTATCTCGCCGACCTCGGCCGGTCGGCCGCCCGGGGGTGGGACGCCTTCTTCTTCCGCCCGGCCGACCCCACGCCCGTCGGCCTGATCCGCCTGGGGGTCGGGCTGCTGCTGCTCTGGAACTTCGCCGTCCTGGGGCTCGACCTCCACGCATTCGTCGGGTCCCGGGGCTGGGCCGACCCCGACGCCCTCGCCTTCTTCCGGGCGCTGGAGCAGGACCGCTGGAGCTGGTCGCTCTGGTCGATCGTGCCCGACGCCCTGCTGGTGCCGGCCTACATCTGCTGCCTCGTCGTCCTATCGATGTTCGCGGTCGGGCTCTGGAGCCGCCCGACCGCCGTCCTCGCCTGGATCATCGTCGTCTCGACGATCCGGAGGGCGCCGGTGATCCACTTCGGATTCGACATGGTCGTCTCGATGCTGACGCTCTACCTCGCCGCGACAGGCTCCGGCGGGCAGGCGGTTTCACTCGACCGGTGGGTCGCGCGCTGGAAGGCCGCCCGGCAGGAACTGCGGCGGATCCGGATCGCCCGGCCGCTCGACGGGCCGGCCGGGGACGGCACGCCCCGGCCGACGGTCTCGGCGAACCTCTGCCTCCGGCTGATCCAGCTGCACCTCTGCGTGATCTACGGCCTGGCCGGGCTGGCGAAGCTGCAGCACCCGATCTGGTGGGAAGGCTGGGCCTTCGGCAGCCTCCTCGGCTATGCCGAGTTCCGGCCGATCGACCTGACCTGGCTGGCCCGATGGCCGATGCTGCTCATGTTCTTCTCCCATGGCGCCCTGTACCTGGAAATCCTCTACCCGGTGCTCGTCTGGCCTCGGACGCTCCGGCCGCTGATCGTCGGGCTGACGATGGGGCTGCACGTGGGGATCGCGACGACGATGGGGCTCTACGAGTTCGCCGCCGCGATGATCGTGGCCAACCTCGCCTTCGCCTCGGGCTCGTGGCTGCGGAGCCTGGCCACGGGCCGGAACCCCGAGCCGATCCGGGTCGTCTATGATGGTGCCTGCGGGCTCTGCCGGGCCTCGGTCGCGATCGGCGCCTCCGGGGACCCGGCGAGGACGGTCGAGTGGGTCGACTTGACCGCGGTCGACGTGGCGACGGTCGACCCGAGGCTGACCGAGGGCCGATGCATCGAGTCGGTCCACGCCGTCGGCCCGGGGGACCGGATCCGGTCGGGCTTCGACGCGGTGGTCGCCGTGGCACGGAGGGTGCCGCTCTTGTGGCCGATCGGGCTGGTCGGGCCGCTGCCGGGCGTCTCGCAGGCGGGGCGGCGGATCTACGGCCTGGTCTCGGGCAACCGCACCCGGGAGCCGTCCCGGGCGGCCCGCTCGGACTCCCCGGCACGCCCCGAGCCCGGCGCCCCCGCCCGCAACCGACCCGAGAAGAAACCGAGGGCCCCGCGATGA
- a CDS encoding glycosyltransferase family 2 protein, giving the protein MDSNEHPRPSENPLQALGEPPADPRRRLGWLIQALGEANSRRLGLFVVPEELVLSVVIPVYNEKRTIDEILRRVRATPITTQIILIDDCSTDGTRELLRRWGPDGEDPQPDLTVLFHERNQGKGAALRTGFRHATGDLVIVQDADLEYDPAEYPRLIEPIVDGRADVVFGSRFIGETHRVHLFWHAVANQGLTFLSNMFTNLNLTDMEVCYKVFRREVIQGITLKSDRFGFEPEVTAKVARFRFPDRDGGRGRKCRIYETPVSYHGRSFEEGKHIRPLRDGLRALYCIIRFAFAD; this is encoded by the coding sequence ATGGATTCGAATGAGCACCCCCGCCCCTCCGAGAACCCGCTCCAGGCCCTCGGCGAGCCGCCCGCAGACCCGAGGCGCCGCCTGGGATGGCTGATCCAGGCGCTCGGCGAGGCGAACAGCCGACGGCTCGGCCTGTTCGTCGTGCCCGAGGAGCTGGTCCTCTCGGTGGTCATCCCCGTCTACAATGAGAAGCGGACGATCGACGAGATCCTCCGGCGGGTGCGGGCCACGCCGATCACCACGCAGATCATCCTGATCGACGATTGCTCGACGGATGGGACCCGGGAGCTGCTCCGCCGCTGGGGCCCCGACGGCGAGGACCCCCAGCCGGACCTGACCGTCCTGTTCCACGAGCGGAATCAGGGCAAGGGGGCGGCGCTGCGGACCGGGTTCCGGCACGCCACCGGCGACCTCGTCATCGTCCAGGACGCCGACCTCGAGTATGACCCGGCCGAATACCCCCGCCTGATCGAGCCGATCGTCGACGGCCGGGCCGACGTCGTCTTCGGCTCCCGGTTCATCGGTGAGACGCACCGGGTCCACCTGTTCTGGCACGCCGTCGCCAACCAGGGGCTGACCTTCCTCTCGAACATGTTCACCAACCTGAACCTGACCGACATGGAGGTCTGCTACAAGGTCTTCCGCCGCGAGGTGATCCAAGGCATCACCCTCAAGAGTGACCGCTTCGGCTTCGAACCGGAGGTGACCGCGAAGGTCGCGCGCTTCCGGTTCCCCGACCGCGACGGCGGCCGGGGCCGCAAGTGCCGGATCTACGAGACCCCGGTCAGCTACCACGGCCGGAGTTTCGAAGAGGGGAAGCACATCCGGCCCCTCCGGGACGGCCTCCGGGCGCTCTACTGCATCATCCGGTTCGCGTTCGCGGACTGA
- a CDS encoding glycoside hydrolase family 88 protein, with translation MAEPRLVDLAELKPRLLRTFDHYSSRFGTLIDHHPDYFPIYTRDGRWRHSGELWTDWCSGFLTGIMWHCYRRIRHDWWREKAEHYCRLIEHKKHDRDVHDLGFIFLNSYLPWYEVTGDEDKKQVVITAGQTLAKRFREKGQYLCSFIGPESLFIDIMMNVPIIFYAARETGDEELLRVARAHCRTTERTIVRPDGGTAHEGIFDTNTGEFLRESTHQGRSGDSDWTRGLAWSLYGFGTAYTYSKDEADLAVAERNAGHFIERCPEGLVAPWDFDAPEGDRIADSSASAIAASGLWQLADLSPDPARAARYQDAALTILDALCTEQFVSWNDPQWEGVLKHGVYHKAKGLGVDESVMWGEFFLLEAVSKALTLIDAD, from the coding sequence ATGGCCGAGCCCCGCCTCGTCGACCTCGCCGAACTGAAGCCCCGCCTGCTGCGGACCTTCGACCACTACTCCTCCCGGTTCGGCACCCTGATCGACCACCACCCCGACTACTTCCCGATCTACACCCGGGACGGCCGCTGGCGGCACTCCGGCGAGCTCTGGACCGACTGGTGCTCCGGATTCCTCACCGGCATCATGTGGCACTGCTATCGTCGGATCCGCCACGACTGGTGGCGCGAGAAGGCCGAGCACTACTGCCGACTCATCGAGCACAAGAAGCACGACAGGGATGTCCACGACCTGGGCTTCATCTTCCTCAACTCGTACCTCCCCTGGTACGAGGTCACCGGGGACGAGGACAAGAAGCAGGTCGTCATCACCGCCGGGCAGACCCTGGCGAAGCGGTTCCGGGAGAAGGGCCAGTACCTCTGCTCGTTCATCGGGCCGGAGAGCCTGTTCATCGACATCATGATGAACGTCCCGATCATCTTCTACGCCGCCCGAGAGACCGGGGACGAGGAGCTGCTGCGGGTCGCCAGGGCCCACTGCCGGACGACCGAGCGGACGATCGTCCGCCCCGACGGCGGGACCGCCCACGAAGGCATCTTCGACACCAACACCGGCGAGTTCCTCCGCGAGAGCACCCACCAGGGGCGCTCCGGAGACTCCGACTGGACCCGGGGGCTGGCCTGGTCGCTCTACGGCTTCGGCACCGCCTATACCTACTCGAAGGACGAGGCGGACCTGGCCGTCGCCGAGCGCAACGCCGGTCACTTCATCGAGCGATGCCCCGAGGGGTTGGTCGCCCCCTGGGATTTCGACGCCCCCGAGGGGGACCGCATCGCTGACTCCTCCGCCTCCGCCATCGCCGCCTCGGGCCTCTGGCAGCTGGCCGACCTGAGCCCCGACCCCGCCCGGGCCGCCCGATACCAGGACGCCGCCCTGACGATCCTCGACGCGCTTTGCACCGAGCAGTTCGTCTCCTGGAACGACCCCCAGTGGGAGGGAGTCCTGAAGCACGGCGTCTACCACAAGGCCAAGGGCCTGGGGGTCGACGAGTCGGTCATGTGGGGCGAATTCTTCCTGCTGGAGGCGGTCAGCAAGGCGCTGACGCTCATCGACGCCGATTGA
- a CDS encoding NAD-dependent epimerase/dehydratase family protein — MPCSHEPAEGHPRPNGHTSLPLINPDPESDDFGDKPTVLLTGACGGLGRKLRDAWAGRYDLILIDHRAGPDDPEVLSADLSEQDELWMGTFHGADAVVHLAANPHPNARWEDLVGPNLDATANVLHAAVLGAVDRVVFASSSHTMWGYRDDGDGPISEDLAPRPDGPYGASKLAGERLGRSFSLAFELAFVALRIGWVQPGENLAATLPDDWARSLWLSNRDLVQLVERALWAEVDEGFLVVNGMSRNRPGRWPIDRAVEALGYEPHDGEDPASP, encoded by the coding sequence ATGCCCTGCTCCCATGAGCCCGCCGAGGGTCACCCCCGCCCCAACGGCCACACCTCCCTGCCGCTGATCAACCCCGATCCGGAGTCGGACGACTTCGGCGACAAGCCGACGGTGTTACTCACGGGCGCCTGCGGCGGGCTCGGCCGGAAGTTGCGAGACGCCTGGGCCGGGCGATACGACCTGATCCTCATCGATCACCGGGCCGGGCCCGACGACCCGGAGGTCCTCTCCGCCGACCTCTCCGAGCAGGACGAACTCTGGATGGGCACCTTCCACGGCGCCGATGCGGTGGTCCACCTCGCGGCCAACCCCCACCCGAACGCCCGCTGGGAGGACCTCGTCGGCCCGAACCTCGACGCGACGGCCAACGTCCTGCACGCGGCCGTCCTGGGGGCCGTCGACCGGGTGGTCTTCGCCAGCTCCTCGCACACAATGTGGGGCTACCGGGACGACGGAGACGGCCCGATCTCGGAGGATCTCGCCCCCCGCCCCGACGGCCCCTATGGCGCGTCGAAGCTCGCGGGGGAGCGGCTCGGCCGGAGCTTCTCGCTCGCCTTCGAGCTGGCGTTCGTCGCCCTCCGAATCGGCTGGGTCCAGCCGGGGGAGAATCTCGCGGCCACGCTGCCGGACGACTGGGCCCGTTCCCTCTGGCTCTCGAACCGAGACCTGGTGCAGCTGGTCGAGCGTGCCCTGTGGGCCGAGGTCGACGAGGGCTTCCTCGTCGTCAACGGGATGTCGCGCAACCGCCCGGGGCGGTGGCCGATCGACCGGGCCGTCGAGGCCCTCGGTTATGAGCCGCATGACGGCGAGGATCCGGCATCGCCCTGA